In Sediminitomix flava, a single genomic region encodes these proteins:
- the ffh gene encoding signal recognition particle protein, with protein MFENLSSRLDRAVKNIKGEGRISEVNVAATIKEIRRALLDADVNFKIAKEVTNEIKEEALGQNVLTAVSPGQMFTKIVSDKLTELMGGEMVPFSPKGSPAVVLIAGLQGSGKTTFTGKLGLRLKKQGQQVLFVACDVYRPAAIDQLETLGEQTGIEVYTERENKNPVEIAQNGIKHAKANGKSIVVVDTAGRLAVDEQMMNEITEIKETIAPSETLFVVDSMTGQDAVNTAKTFNDRLNFDGVVLTKLDGDTRGGAALSIRRVVEKPIKFISTGEKLDNTLDEFFPERMSQRILGMGDVVSLVERAQQAFDEEEAARLNKKLRKNQLDFNDLLSQIQSIKKMGDIKDLMGMIPGMGKALKDQEIDEDAFKPVEAIIYSMTPKERANPDLIDNSRKKRLAAGSGTSIQQVNNLLKQFNEMRKAMKKINRMTGGNAPGAGGGKKGKKKGGLRGRLMGRG; from the coding sequence ATGTTTGAGAATTTAAGTTCAAGGCTAGATAGAGCCGTTAAGAATATCAAAGGAGAAGGTCGTATCAGTGAAGTAAACGTTGCTGCTACGATCAAAGAAATAAGAAGAGCTCTTCTAGATGCCGATGTTAACTTCAAAATTGCAAAAGAAGTTACCAACGAGATCAAGGAAGAAGCATTAGGTCAAAACGTACTTACTGCAGTTTCACCAGGACAAATGTTCACTAAGATCGTAAGTGATAAACTTACTGAGCTTATGGGTGGTGAGATGGTTCCTTTTTCTCCAAAAGGCAGCCCTGCGGTAGTTTTAATTGCTGGTCTTCAAGGTTCTGGTAAAACTACTTTTACTGGTAAACTTGGACTTCGTCTTAAAAAACAAGGACAACAAGTTTTATTCGTAGCCTGTGACGTTTATCGTCCTGCCGCTATCGATCAGCTTGAAACGCTTGGTGAGCAAACAGGAATTGAGGTTTATACCGAAAGAGAAAATAAAAACCCTGTTGAGATTGCTCAAAATGGTATCAAACATGCGAAAGCAAACGGTAAAAGCATTGTAGTAGTCGATACTGCAGGTCGTTTGGCTGTCGATGAGCAAATGATGAACGAGATCACTGAGATCAAAGAAACCATTGCTCCTTCTGAGACACTTTTCGTAGTTGACTCAATGACAGGTCAAGATGCTGTTAACACTGCTAAGACTTTCAACGATCGTCTGAATTTTGATGGTGTTGTTCTTACTAAGTTAGATGGTGATACTCGTGGTGGTGCTGCTCTATCAATTCGTAGAGTTGTAGAAAAGCCAATCAAATTCATCTCTACTGGTGAGAAACTAGACAACACTCTTGATGAGTTCTTCCCAGAGCGTATGTCACAACGTATCTTAGGTATGGGTGACGTTGTATCTTTGGTAGAAAGAGCACAACAAGCTTTCGACGAAGAAGAAGCTGCTCGTTTGAACAAAAAGTTGCGTAAAAACCAACTTGACTTCAACGATTTGCTTTCTCAAATCCAAAGCATCAAGAAAATGGGTGACATCAAGGACTTGATGGGAATGATCCCGGGTATGGGTAAAGCCTTGAAAGATCAAGAAATTGATGAAGATGCATTCAAACCAGTTGAAGCTATCATCTATTCAATGACTCCAAAAGAGCGTGCTAATCCAGACTTGATTGACAACTCAAGAAAGAAAAGATTGGCAGCTGGTTCAGGTACTTCTATCCAACAGGTTAACAACTTGCTGAAGCAATTCAATGAAATGCGTAAAGCAATGAAGAAAATTAACCGTATGACTGGTGGTAATGCTCCTGGTGCCGGAGGTGGTAAAAAAGGAAAGAAAAAAGGAGGCCTTAGAGGTCGTTTAATGGGAAGAGGATAA
- a CDS encoding GSCFA domain-containing protein — MARVFRTTFEINPSDKKISFDTPILLIGSCFSEHIGNLLAYHKFSIHQNPFGILYNPSSIKQCLSRCASEKLIEEKDLFQNQGVWRHFDFHSSLSFSSQKETLEKMNKEIKKIHRNLTHYKKVIITLGTAFVYKKKNSSQIVGNCHKIPNKEFDRELLSYEACLNDLKEIRSLFPSSTEFIFTVSPVRHIRDGLELNSVSKSTLRLACHQMTQEFDNCSYFPSYELLLDDLRDYRFFESDMVHPSKESIDYIWEHFQQTYFDNKAKEMLKVVEKLKRAAEHRPFNPNTDEYRNFAEKTIQKMEGLEKLDFQDEIAHLKNQIS, encoded by the coding sequence ATGGCTAGAGTATTCCGTACGACATTTGAGATAAATCCTTCGGATAAAAAAATATCATTTGACACCCCCATTTTACTAATTGGATCGTGTTTTTCGGAGCACATTGGTAATTTATTAGCCTACCACAAATTTTCAATTCATCAAAATCCTTTTGGGATATTATATAATCCTTCATCAATCAAACAGTGTTTAAGCAGGTGCGCTTCTGAAAAGTTAATAGAGGAAAAAGACCTATTCCAAAATCAAGGAGTTTGGCGACATTTCGACTTTCATTCTTCTCTGAGTTTTTCTTCTCAAAAAGAAACCTTAGAAAAAATGAATAAAGAGATAAAAAAGATTCATAGAAATCTGACACATTATAAAAAAGTAATAATCACTTTAGGTACTGCTTTCGTTTACAAAAAGAAAAACTCAAGCCAAATCGTAGGCAACTGTCACAAGATTCCTAATAAAGAATTTGACCGAGAACTTTTAAGTTATGAAGCTTGCTTAAATGATTTGAAAGAAATCAGATCATTATTCCCTTCTTCCACTGAGTTTATCTTTACGGTAAGTCCTGTTAGACATATCAGAGATGGTTTAGAGCTGAATAGCGTGAGTAAATCTACATTACGATTGGCTTGCCATCAAATGACACAAGAATTTGATAACTGTTCATATTTCCCTTCTTATGAATTACTTTTAGATGATTTGAGAGATTATAGATTCTTTGAATCTGATATGGTACATCCTAGTAAAGAAAGTATAGACTATATTTGGGAACACTTTCAGCAAACATACTTTGACAACAAAGCAAAAGAAATGTTGAAAGTGGTTGAGAAATTAAAACGAGCTGCCGAACATCGCCCTTTTAATCCGAATACTGACGAATACCGAAACTTTGCAGAAAAAACCATACAAAAGATGGAAGGTCTTGAAAAGCTCGACTTTCAAGATGAGATTGCCCATTTAAAGAATCAGATCAGTTAA
- a CDS encoding alanine/glycine:cation symporter family protein produces the protein MLELFESFVNESNNILWSYVLIILLIGAGLFFTIKSGFVQFVNIKEMFSLLAQGATSKRGGVSSFQAFCISTASRVGTGNLAGVALAIVAGGPGAVFWMWLIALIGSASAFVESTLAQIYKEKEPTKHSFVGGPAYYIEKALGSRNLGIVFSILITICFGFIFNAVQSNTITFAFQEAYGIDRIQLGLALTFLTAIIIFGGVKRIAKVSETLVPIMAVAYILVAIYVLISNIGQVPSIIALIVNNAFGLEQVAGGAVGAALMQGIKRGLFSNEAGMGSAPNAAATANVTHPVKQGFIQTLGVFTDTLLICTATAFLILISGEYTVKGVDGIQLTQAAMKSQVGDWGTPFIAVCILLFAFSSIVGNYYYGESNIKFISSNRVYLIMYRVFVLIMVMFGAYTSIGLVWNLADLFMGLMALINIYAILRLSPIAFAALKDYMAQKKEGKNPVFLAKNIGLDKGVECWKEEIKA, from the coding sequence ATGTTAGAACTCTTTGAATCATTTGTAAACGAAAGTAACAATATTCTTTGGTCTTATGTACTTATCATTTTATTGATTGGAGCAGGCTTATTTTTCACGATAAAAAGTGGATTCGTACAATTTGTCAATATAAAGGAAATGTTCAGCCTTTTGGCACAAGGAGCAACCAGTAAAAGAGGTGGTGTTTCTTCTTTTCAAGCATTTTGTATCAGTACTGCATCTCGAGTAGGTACAGGAAACTTAGCGGGTGTAGCACTAGCTATCGTAGCAGGAGGACCTGGTGCTGTATTTTGGATGTGGTTAATCGCTCTTATTGGTTCTGCATCTGCCTTTGTAGAAAGTACTTTAGCTCAGATTTATAAAGAAAAAGAACCAACCAAGCATTCATTTGTTGGTGGCCCTGCTTATTATATCGAAAAAGCATTAGGAAGTAGAAATCTCGGTATTGTATTCTCCATACTTATTACCATTTGCTTTGGTTTTATTTTTAATGCAGTACAATCAAACACCATCACTTTTGCCTTCCAAGAAGCTTATGGAATTGATCGTATTCAGCTCGGATTAGCACTTACATTTCTGACTGCAATAATCATTTTTGGTGGAGTAAAAAGAATTGCAAAAGTATCTGAGACATTAGTACCTATAATGGCTGTTGCTTACATTTTGGTAGCCATCTATGTACTTATTTCTAACATCGGACAAGTACCTTCAATCATTGCTTTGATTGTAAATAACGCTTTCGGACTTGAACAAGTAGCAGGTGGAGCCGTAGGAGCAGCACTAATGCAAGGTATTAAGAGAGGGCTTTTCTCCAATGAAGCAGGTATGGGATCAGCACCAAATGCGGCAGCAACAGCCAATGTTACCCACCCTGTAAAGCAAGGATTTATTCAAACACTCGGTGTATTTACAGATACGCTTCTTATTTGTACTGCAACAGCTTTTCTTATTCTTATTTCTGGAGAATACACTGTAAAAGGAGTTGATGGTATTCAGCTTACTCAAGCAGCTATGAAAAGCCAAGTTGGTGATTGGGGTACTCCTTTTATAGCTGTATGCATTCTTCTATTTGCATTCAGCTCGATTGTAGGTAACTACTACTATGGCGAATCAAATATTAAGTTTATTTCAAGCAATAGAGTCTACCTTATAATGTATAGAGTTTTTGTTCTGATCATGGTGATGTTTGGAGCATATACTTCAATTGGATTGGTATGGAACCTTGCCGATTTATTTATGGGCTTAATGGCTCTTATAAATATCTACGCAATTTTGAGACTTTCACCGATTGCTTTTGCAGCCCTTAAAGATTATATGGCTCAAAAGAAAGAAGGAAAAAACCCTGTATTTCTAGCTAAAAATATAGGTCTAGATAAAGGTGTTGAATGCTGGAAAGAAGAAATTAAGGCATAG